The segment ACAACGACATAGCGATAAACGCGATCAGGCGGCTTAGCATGGTCTATCCTCAATAGCAGCCGATAAGTGAATGTTTTGGAGCGCCTCAGTCGACGCTCTGATTTGTAATCAGTGCGCGCGGAGTCGCGTGAACGGTCCGATAACGCAGCGCACGACAAGAGCTTAGCACCTGCTGCAGAAGTCCGCCTGCCATCTGCTCTCGTCTCACGGCTACACCAGCGGCTACACACACCCCGAAAACGCGTCTCCGTCTCGAAGCAGAGCACATATAACCGAGAAGGAATACGCGGATCGTCGGGGGGCGGGGTGAGCGTCAGCAGCTCCGCCAGACGAGCAGTGCCAGTAAGCCGACGATGATCCACAGCGGCGTTCGTAATTGCTCAATCGCGAAGCCGATCCCATTCCCCTGAAGCGCCTCACGGGTCCCGTCCCGTATCGCGGCCTGACGTTCGACCGAACGCATCCGATCCATGAACGATCCGGGTTCAGGCTCGTCGATTCTGCTTTGCGAACGTGTTGCAGCGTCGCCGCTCGTAACCGCTCGGGATGTTCCTGAGCGACTCCGTCGGCGTTGACGAGAGAAGGACAGCGTAAACCGGCGAGCCGAGCCCAGTCGAGGCGGGGTGACGGCGAGACCTGATCCGTTTTCTAGCTGAAGCTGACTTTCACTGACTAACGTCTTGATCGAGTAGGCAGTGATTGAGGGGCTCCACGCGGCGTAGAAGCCGCTAACCCCCGTCAGCCGAAGATAGGCTCGATTCCGCTGTGGGCTTTCCGCCAGCCGGCACATTCGCTCGTATGCAGACTTCGGTACCGTCAATGAAACGGCTAGCTCATCATCTTCGCTTCGCGTTCGAAAGTCGACTTCGTGCTCGTGCTTGATTCCGCCCCACACGTGGCAAGTCGCGTCCTCCACACCATCCGGCGCAGGCTCGACGGTCAACGACATCTTGGAGATCGTCCGGCTAGTGCCAAAGTGAGAGAAGGACGTCTCTTCTGGAATTAGCTTCGCGCCGAGATGATCGCTTACGCGCGCGAGAAGCGGGGGGCCGACCGTGAACTCGTCGTCTGCCTCATCGGTCACCTCCGACGCTGCAACATCCCGATGTCCGTCTCCCTCGACGCTCACGAAGCGCTGAATATCGCGGACGTCGAAAGAGGCCGACCAAGTGAACGGGATCATTGGTGAGCCGATCGGCGTACCGTCCGCGCCAATCTCTCGAATCGCCCATGAGTGTCCTTCGGGCGATCTGCTCGCTTCGAGCGCAACTCGGTAATCAAAGAATCGCTTCATCGGCTTCCGATTAAGGGGCTGCATAAAGCTCTGGCACCGACCACCGATTCGCCAGCTCGCGGATTTCCCCGGCGCGAAGGCGGGACGAGACGCTCCGGATAGAGCCCCATTTCAGCTGAGATGCCGGTATGCGCGGCCTCCCAAATGCCACGAAGGAGTGAGGCTTGGTGCGCGTCCCGACACCAGATGATCTCGCCCCCGTCGCCGAGATCCAGCGGGCATGAGTTCGTGGTCGAAATACCCGCAGCATATCGGTCGGCGTCACCGCACCGTAATCGCCGAACGCTTCGTACCACGGACGTCTTAGGCGTGGCTTGCTGCATGGAAATTCACGCCATACATTCGCGCCGATTCCGTCCGCCTAATTGCTTGACACACTAACAACTGGAGGAGAGCATGTCGAAGCTCCGAAGCGCACTCGCCCCGAGGTTCTCTCTGAACCCATTGCTCGTGGTACTCGTTGCAACCCTCTTCAGTGGATGCGCGGCTATCGTCCACGGATCGAGTCAGACTCTCCCCATCAATACCTCGCCCAATCAGGTTCACATCGCAGTGAAGAACGGCGCAGGCGTTGAAATTGCGAGTGGTACGGCGCCAATGAACCTTCCCCTCACTCGGAAGAACGAGTATTCGATTGAGCTTTCTATCGCTGGATACGAGCCTCAGAAGCTACAACTGACCCGTGGCTTGTCAGGTTGGTTTTGGTGGAACTTTGTCCTGGGAGGCCCTGTCGGAATGATCATCGACTACGCGGCAGGCGCAATGTGGAAGCTTCAGCCCAGCTCACTCGACATCCGAATGCGCAAGTCGGAAGCGAAGGATGCAAACGAACTACTGGTGACTTTCATGTCGTCCAACGGAAGTCGATTGAGAGAGGCGGTACTTCCGCTCGTCAAATCGTCAGCCTCATCGGACATGCAGCTTCGACGTTAACGAACGCGTCGCCCTGCGGACGTCCTAGGGCGAGCATATCTAATGCCGCTGCCCGAATCCCGTGGGTATTGTCGGTTTGTCGTAATACCCACGGATTTCTCCGCTTTCTTCTGGCCTGATCGAGCTAGGCGGCATCGCGCTCCAGCGCGATCCTGGCCTTCTCGCGGTCGGCGTCGAAACCGGCTGGGAGGAGCTGACCACGCTCCATGAGCTGCCAAAGCGTATCGAGGGTGAGCTGCCCCCGTTCCTGCATACCTGCCAGCAGAGATAGCGTCGCCTCCGGAATGACCGTCGCCTCGAAGTCCCGATTGAGCGAGAACGACCCGCCGCTTTCCGTAGCGCTCTTCCTAATCGCGAGCCCGCACCATTCGGCGTGAATGGCGAGTCCCGCCTCGACGGCATCCTCGAATCGTCGCGCGGCATCGGCGAGCGTGGAGTTCTGCGACGCGGTGTCGAGTCGACGGGCCTCGGCGGTTTCGGCGGCTCGCGTATCTCGCTGAATGAACGCCAAGCCGAGGGTCGCCATCCGCTGCTCTAACCGCTGCAGCTCTTCCGCCGTCGGGACGAAAGCGGTCCCTGCAGGCTCCGCCCAGCCAAAGGCGCCGGACTCGTTCAACTGCAGCAGCACGTTCGGGCCGATCTGGACGGACGGGTTCTCCGCCCCCTCGGGGGTGATCAGTCCCTTCGCCCAAGGTACCGGGACGCAGCAGAGGTGCATGAGCCATCGGCGATCCGCGTTGACGCGATAGTGCGCGAGGTTGACGTCGGCGAGATCCAGCAGCGCCGGACGGGCGACGAAGCGTCCAGCGGGCAACCCGAGCTGAAAGCCGACGAACGGGATGCGGGAGGGACCGCGAAGCTCAGTCTCCTCCTCGATGATCTGCAGCCGGGAGCCCGCGCCGTCACGTTCGGCCCAGAGTTCGACGGTGATCCGATTGGACGCCAACTCATGGCGATAGACCCGATAACGCTGCTCTCGCCGGACACCGAACCGGCCAGACGGGACCGTTTGCGTCTCGGTGAGCACGAGCAGGGTGAGGACTTGCTCGGCCCCCCTCGGCTCGGTGCGCCATGCCCGAATGTCCTCGGCTGGGACGAATGACCACGTCGGGCGGAGTCGGCGATCCCGTACGTCCTTCAGGGTGAGGCGTCCCCCATCGAGATGCTCAGGTACGCGGGGGTACTCAACCAAGAAGCCGCCGTAGCCCGTGACAAGGCCATCGAGAAAGGCATCCCGAAGAAAGACGTCTCCGTGAGCACCGTTCGTCCCAAGCGCCTCATAGTGCTCGCGGATCTCGCGTGGAATGTCAGCGCCTAGGCCAGGAGGCCGCTGGAAGACGAGTGCTGTGATAGCCGAAACCGTGCGGCCAAAGCCGTTGTAGACCTCGGTAAAGCGTCCCCGCCGCGCGTGATCGACGGGGCGTTCAGCCTCATGACGAGGGAGGTAGGTGACGAGGTCCTCGTGGATCGCACGAGAGCCAGTGTAGAGATCCCGGCAGGCTTTGCGGTCTTCGAGGAACCGCAGCGTTTCGGGATGGCGAACTTCCGGAGAGTCTTCCGGGGTGGCGTCGAGACCGGGCGTGAGCCACGCGGTCATGGTAATGTCCTCGCAGCGGGAGGACGCGCATCCCGCGCGGTCGGACGTCACCGTTCCCGTCATCGAGAACGCGTGTAACGCCAACACAGAGAAGCTAAAACGCTCGACTGCGATCTTGCAGTCGAGCGTTCTTGTCAACGAAAGCGGCCCAAGAAACAGAGACCCTAGAGCTTCGTTGGCGCGCCGGATCTCGGCGGGAATAGCAGCCGAAGCACCTGCACGATGATTGGACTCATGAAGAGCGCAGCCATCTTCTCCTGTCCCGAGATCGCCATATAGATGGCGGTTGCCAGCGAGACAAGGAGAACAGAGTAAAGCATCCACTGTCCTCGTTTGGTCTCGCTTCGGCCAGCACGCTGATCCTCGATGGTAGCGTCGGTGGTGATCCGCTCCATTTCGCGCTCGTGAGCGGCTTGCTGCAACCGATTGTTCTGCTCAGCCGAGGTCCACGTAACGATCTCTTTTGCGAGACCGGGGAACCTATCCTCGTATTCCTGAAGTGTATCGGGAGAAGGAATAGGCCCCGAGTGGCCCTTGATGTTCACACGAGCACCCGGGATGGTCGGCGGAGCCAAGTTGTTCGGCTGCGCGGGCGAAGTGACAACTCCCTTCTTCGTCGGCGGCGATGGCTTATTCCCTTTGCTCATTCGCCGCGTGCCCACGAGCTCAGCGGGGAAGCGCTCGTTGCTTCGTCACCTTCGTCAGCGCCCGATCGTAGTCCCCGCGAATGTTGGACCAGTCGAGCTCGACCGCTTCCCGCAAGGAAAGCTGATCTCGACGCACACGAGGATCGAATCTGAGAGGCGGAGTAGCGGCTCCCAAATCGAGCGTCGCCGATGCTCTTCGTAGCGCCAGTATTAGACGCTTCACCGATTTCTGTTTGCGGAGCATATGTGTGAACCTGACGTTCAGAGAGATCGGACGCAACCATGCTTACCTCCCGACAGCATTCATTGTTTCGTCTTCAGTGACAGAATCGAATAACGAAATTACAGGCTGAGCGGGGAAACAGAGACGCTAAGCACATTTAACTGTCGAAGGCGCGAGCTCATTTGTGCCGAAACTGTGTAGCCGTGGTGTAGCCACGGGGCGAGAATTTGAGGTAAGAACAAAAGCGCCGCAACGACCTAAGTCGTTACGGCGCTTTGTATTGCCCCTCCTGGGGTCGAACCAGGAACCTTCTGATCCAGAGTCAGACGCTCTGCCAGTTGAGCTAAGGGGCAGCTGGCTTTCCCGGCGAGATCCACCGGGAGCCCACAAATATAGGGCGCCCGGCCCGCAACGGTAGTGCCGGCGGATTCCTACTCCACCGGGGGCAGCCCCGCCTCGGCCCAGATCGGCGCCAGCGGGATCGCACACCCTTCCGGGGACCCAGACGGCTCCCAGCGCACCGACGTCACGCACACTTCCGGCCGGTCCGCCTCGGGGAGCCACCGCTCCACGAGCTGCGCCTCGGGGTCGACCAGCCAGCACTCGATCCCGGCCCGCTGCAGCCGCGGGCGTTTCCGGAGCTTGTCGTTGCGCGCCGTGCCGGGCGAGAGCACTTCGATCGCCAGGAGCGGCGCGGGCGCCGGCGCCTTCCCCCACATCACGTCCTGGCCGACCGGCGGCAATACGAACACATCCGGCTGCACCAGCGTATACGGATCGAGAATGATGTCAGCCGGCGAGACCAGCACGACGCCGATGCCACGAGCGCGCACCCACTCGCGCAGCGCCGCGTACAGCGCCATCGCGACGGCCTGATGCCCGTACCGCGGCGCGGGGCTCACCAGCAGCTCCCCATCCACCGTCTCGTAGCGATGCCCGTCCTCCGGGATCGCCCACACGTCCTCCACGGACCAGCGACGCCCACGGGCGTCCTGCTGCAGGATCGGCATGGTCAGCCCTTCTTCACTTCCTTCGCCCAGGAGTCGCGCAGGCCAACCACGCGGTTGAACACGCGCTTCTCCGCCGTGCTGTCCTCGGGCTCCGCATAGAAGTAGCCCACCCGCTCGAACTGATAGCGCGACCCGACCGGATCGGCCATCACACTCGGTTCGATCTTCGCATCGGGAATCACCACCAGTGATTCGGGATTGAGCACCGACAGGAAGTCCTGCCCCTCCGGCACCGCATCCGGATCGGGCTGCGTGAACAGGCGGTCGTACAAGCGCACCTCGCACGAGACCGCGTGCGATGCACTCACCCAGTGGATCGTGCCCTGCACCTTGCGACCATCGGGCGCGTTGCCGCTGCGCGTCTCGGGGTCGTACGTGCAGCGCAGCTCGACCACCTCGCCGGCGTCGTTCTTCACGACCTCCTGACAGGTGATGAGATAGCCGAAGCGCAACCGCACCTCACGACCCGGCGACAGCCGATAAAACTTCTTCGGCGGATCTTCCATGAAGTCGTCGCGGTCCACGTAGAGCTCGCGCGTGAACGGCACCGTGCGCGACCCCGTCTTGGGCACATCGTGCGGATAGTCCTGCGCCTCGAGATGCTCGACCTGCCCCTCGGGGTAGTTCGTGAGCACGACCTTGAGCGGGTTGAGCACGCACAACCGGCGCGGCACTTCCATGTTGAGGTCGTTGCGCACCGCATGCTCGTACGTGGCGTACTCCACCCGCGCATCCTTGCGCGCCACGCCAATCACCTCAGCGAAGGCGCGGATCGCTTCGGGACGCACGCCGCGACGACGCAGGCCGGCGATCGTGGGCATGCGCGGATCATCCCACCCCTTCACGTGCCCGTCGTTCACCAGGCGCAGCAACTTGCGCTTGGAGAGCACCGTGTAGTCGAGCTCGAGCCGCGCGAACTCGATCTGCGTGGGCGGATGCTCGAAGCCGGCCTCGCGCACGAGCCAGTCGTAGATCTCGCGCGCATCCTTGAACTCCAGCGTGCAGAGCGAGCGCGTGATCCCTTCGATGGCGTCGCTCAACCCGTGCGCGAAGTCGTAGAGCGGGTAGATGCACCAGTCGTTGCCGCGCCGATAGTGATGCGCATGCCGAATGCGCAGCAGCAGCGGATCGCGCATGATCATGTTCGGATGCGCCATGTCGATCTTGGCGCGCAGCACGCGCGAGCCGTCGGGGAACTCGCCCGCCTTCATGCGGCGCAGCAGGTCGAGGTTCTCCTCGGGCGAACGCTCACGCCACGGGCTCGGCGTCCCGGCACTCGTCACCGTGCCACGATTGGTGCGGATCTGCTCTTCGTTCTGGTCGTCCACGTACGCCTTGCCGCGCCGCACGAGATCTTCGGCGATCTCGTACAGCTTCTCGAAATAATCCGAGGCGTAGTAGAGCCCGTCCCACTGGAAGCCGAGCCACTGCACGTCGCGCTGGATCGACTCCACGTAGCGCACATCTTCCGTGGCCGGGTTCGTATCGTCGAAGCGCAGGTTGCAGGTGCCGCCGAACTCCTGCGCGATGCCGAAGTTCAGACAGATCGACTTCGCGTGCCCCATGTGCAGGAAGCCGTTCGGCTCGGGCGGGAAACGCGTCGCCGGCCCGCGGCCGAAACGGCCGGTGGCGACGTCGTCAGCAACGAGCTCACGGATAAAGTCGCGGCGGGGCGACGAAGCGGATTCGGAAGCAGCAGGTTCAGTCACGGGCGTCACAATGGCTGGGTAGAACCCAGCAATCTAAGCCACTCCCCTCTCAAAACGGCGGGTGGCGCTGGTATCAACGCCCCGGGGAGGGTGTATTTCGGACGTGCGCCGACTCCTGACCGCCGTGGGCCTCGTGGCCGTGACACAGCTGGCCGCCTGCAAGGGGGCGGCACTCGCCTATGGCGCCGATGTCGCCGCCGCCCGCACCGCCTTCGATGACCTGGCGGGCGCCCTCGAGGCCCGTTTCACCAACGTGGTGCGCGCGCCCAAGTTCGCCTATGCGCGGCTTCGCATCGCCCGCTACGCCTTCGCCCCCTCCAAGCTGGTGAACGACACCGCCATCTGGACGGGCGCGCGCACGACCCGCACCGGGCCGGCGCGCGATCTGGAGCTGCGGGCCGGCCTCACCGGCAACCAGTTCACCTTTCTCGCCGCCCGCGGCGTCGCCACCCCCACGCACATCGGCGATCAGCGGCATCTCATTGCCCTCGAACAGCTCGGCGAGGACGACTGGTTCTGGCACACCGAGGTCGATCATGCCGTGGGCGCGATGGCCCCCGCGCGGGCAAGCGAGGTCTTTCGCGCGTTGCTCGCCGCCGCCGAGCGACCGGGTGGCGCCATCCGCGCCGACTACCGCGCCGCGTTTCCCCGCACCACCCAGGCACTCGGTCGCATGGTGCGCGTCGACACGATCCTCACCCAGGGAGCGAGCGACGGCTCCACACTGGTCACGCTGCGCCTGACCATCGATGGCACAACGCTCGGCCGCACCTTCCCCGCCTTCGGCAAGTACGTGCGCCAGTACATCGAGCCGGCGCGCTATCGATTCCGCCTCTCGAGCGGCGGCACGGATTGGCTCGAGGCGCAGGGCGCGGAGAAGGCGCTCACGATCCAGTTCCGCTCGCACGACGGCCACCTGCGACCGCTCGCCGGCGGTACGCGCGTCATGCCGGACACCGTCACGCTCACCGTCGATGCCAAAGCCAAGTTCGGCCTCTTCACCGTGGGCGTCAGCGCGATGCAAGGCGAGTTCGTCTTCGTGAACGACACGCCCCGCGAACGGGCGTGGGCCATGCGCTTCAACACGGAACCGCAATGGCACCTGCCACTGATCGCCGAGCGCCTGCTCCGCTCGCCGCTCCGACGCCCGTTCGAGGGGCGCGGTGTGGTCTTCCGCCTGGGGCTGCGCAGCGGTGCCGACGGACAGACGCTCCTCAACCGCACGTTCGACGTGGCCGTGCGCGAAAGCGCGATCATGCGCTTTCTCGGCAACCTCGGCTTCACCGCGGTGAGCGACTACGCGGGGAAGGTGGAGGAGGAGGAGAACCGATTCATTGCGGAAGCGATGCGGGCGATGCGGGCCGACGCGGCGGGGCTCAAGTAACCCGAAAACACAGAAGCCCTGACCCGAGGGTCAGGGCTTCACAAGCTGCCACGCGCGCCGTCATTGGAACTCTCCGTCCTACCGATCGGCGGCGGGCTTAACGCTTCATACACAGGACGATCGCCTGTGTTCCCGAGTAACACCAGTGCCGAGTCGGTAACGATCAGGACTCATCGTTCCTACACAACCTGTACTGCGAAAGTGGAGCTGAGGGGGCTCGAACCCCTGACCTCTGCAATGCGAATGCAGCGCTCTCCCAGCTGAGCTACAGCCCCAAATGCGGCCCTGGTGGCCCGCGGTACTGCGTAAGTCGTTGCCAGTGAACGTCTTAAGAATAAGATGGCCCCGCCTTCGAAGCGCGGGGCCGTTCGGCTGACAGACGGGTAAGGTAGCCGAAGGTCACCCAGTGTCAAGCGGCGCGCCGGGTGGCGCAGTGCTCGCCACGACCGACGAACAGCGAATCCGGGCACCCCGCTGCGGTGTCGGACGTTGTGAGCCCGCCCCCGTGTGGTCCTCGTGTCCTTCAGCTCCCGGTTGTGCCCGCGCTTCATGCCCTCGAGGCGGACTATGTCCGCGACCAACTCGTCCCCCGCACCGTTGACGTGAACGGCAAGGCGTATCGCCCGGATGGCGAGTACGTGCTGTACTGGATGCAGTCCACGCATCGACTGGAAGAGAACTGGGGGCTGCGCGCCGCCATTCGCACGGCGAATCGGCTCAAGCTCCCCGTTGTGATCCATCAGGGGCTCGATCCGACGTATCCGCACGCCAGCGATCGACACCACACGTTCATCCTGCAGGGCGCGCGTGACACGGCGCGCGATGCGGCGGCGCGCGGGCTGCACTATCAGTTCGTGTTGCGCCGCCGGCGCGACGGCGATCGCCGTGTGGTGGATCGACTCGCTGCGCGCGCGTATGTGGTGATCACCGATCTCTATCCCACCGCCGGGATTCGCGAACGCGTCGCGCGCTTCGCCGAACGGTGTGCCTGCCGCGTGCTCGCCATCGACAGTGTATGCACCGTGCCGAGCGGCCTCTTTGTGAAGGCGGAATTTGCGGCGCGCACGATTCGCCCCAAGCTGGCCAAGCTCATCGACCATGCCATCGAGCCGGTCGACGAGGGCGCGCCGCTCGTGGCGGTGAGCGAGCGCCTGCGCGCGTCGCTCCGCGAGACGATCGCCGCAGGCGGTGGGCTGGCGCCGCTGCCGATTGACACGATGAGCGACGCCGACGTCGCGCGTGAGATAGCCGCGTGCGAGATCGATCACACCGTCCCCGCCGTGCCGCTCACAGGTGGCCGTGCGGCGGCCGACGCGCGGTGGCAGCAGTTCCTCACGCAGCATCTCGCCGGCTACGACGAACAGCGCAACGAAGCGGGGAACGGCGAGGGCACGTCACGCCTGTCGCCCTACCTGCACTTCGGCCATATCCCCTCGGCGCGGCTGGTGCGCGACGCGCGAGCCAGCGGCGCCCGCGCGGCCGATATCGACGCCTTCGTGCAGCAGGTCACCACGTGGCGTGA is part of the Gemmatimonadaceae bacterium genome and harbors:
- a CDS encoding DUF4055 domain-containing protein, with the protein product MTAWLTPGLDATPEDSPEVRHPETLRFLEDRKACRDLYTGSRAIHEDLVTYLPRHEAERPVDHARRGRFTEVYNGFGRTVSAITALVFQRPPGLGADIPREIREHYEALGTNGAHGDVFLRDAFLDGLVTGYGGFLVEYPRVPEHLDGGRLTLKDVRDRRLRPTWSFVPAEDIRAWRTEPRGAEQVLTLLVLTETQTVPSGRFGVRREQRYRVYRHELASNRITVELWAERDGAGSRLQIIEEETELRGPSRIPFVGFQLGLPAGRFVARPALLDLADVNLAHYRVNADRRWLMHLCCVPVPWAKGLITPEGAENPSVQIGPNVLLQLNESGAFGWAEPAGTAFVPTAEELQRLEQRMATLGLAFIQRDTRAAETAEARRLDTASQNSTLADAARRFEDAVEAGLAIHAEWCGLAIRKSATESGGSFSLNRDFEATVIPEATLSLLAGMQERGQLTLDTLWQLMERGQLLPAGFDADREKARIALERDAA
- a CDS encoding DUF2335 domain-containing protein produces the protein MNIKGHSGPIPSPDTLQEYEDRFPGLAKEIVTWTSAEQNNRLQQAAHEREMERITTDATIEDQRAGRSETKRGQWMLYSVLLVSLATAIYMAISGQEKMAALFMSPIIVQVLRLLFPPRSGAPTKL
- a CDS encoding Uma2 family endonuclease yields the protein MPILQQDARGRRWSVEDVWAIPEDGHRYETVDGELLVSPAPRYGHQAVAMALYAALREWVRARGIGVVLVSPADIILDPYTLVQPDVFVLPPVGQDVMWGKAPAPAPLLAIEVLSPGTARNDKLRKRPRLQRAGIECWLVDPEAQLVERWLPEADRPEVCVTSVRWEPSGSPEGCAIPLAPIWAEAGLPPVE
- a CDS encoding glutamine--tRNA ligase/YqeY domain fusion protein, translating into MTEPAASESASSPRRDFIRELVADDVATGRFGRGPATRFPPEPNGFLHMGHAKSICLNFGIAQEFGGTCNLRFDDTNPATEDVRYVESIQRDVQWLGFQWDGLYYASDYFEKLYEIAEDLVRRGKAYVDDQNEEQIRTNRGTVTSAGTPSPWRERSPEENLDLLRRMKAGEFPDGSRVLRAKIDMAHPNMIMRDPLLLRIRHAHHYRRGNDWCIYPLYDFAHGLSDAIEGITRSLCTLEFKDAREIYDWLVREAGFEHPPTQIEFARLELDYTVLSKRKLLRLVNDGHVKGWDDPRMPTIAGLRRRGVRPEAIRAFAEVIGVARKDARVEYATYEHAVRNDLNMEVPRRLCVLNPLKVVLTNYPEGQVEHLEAQDYPHDVPKTGSRTVPFTRELYVDRDDFMEDPPKKFYRLSPGREVRLRFGYLITCQEVVKNDAGEVVELRCTYDPETRSGNAPDGRKVQGTIHWVSASHAVSCEVRLYDRLFTQPDPDAVPEGQDFLSVLNPESLVVIPDAKIEPSVMADPVGSRYQFERVGYFYAEPEDSTAEKRVFNRVVGLRDSWAKEVKKG
- a CDS encoding deoxyribodipyrimidine photo-lyase gives rise to the protein MPALHALEADYVRDQLVPRTVDVNGKAYRPDGEYVLYWMQSTHRLEENWGLRAAIRTANRLKLPVVIHQGLDPTYPHASDRHHTFILQGARDTARDAAARGLHYQFVLRRRRDGDRRVVDRLAARAYVVITDLYPTAGIRERVARFAERCACRVLAIDSVCTVPSGLFVKAEFAARTIRPKLAKLIDHAIEPVDEGAPLVAVSERLRASLRETIAAGGGLAPLPIDTMSDADVAREIAACEIDHTVPAVPLTGGRAAADARWQQFLTQHLAGYDEQRNEAGNGEGTSRLSPYLHFGHIPSARLVRDARASGARAADIDAFVQQVTTWRELAYNWCVRTPQFDALAALPDWVQRTMAEHVNDPRPVLYDLATLEAARTGDRLWNAAQHELVHEGIIHNYPRMLWGKTLLLWTESYEQARTWMFHLNDKYALDGRDPNSVGGIMWCLGLWDRPWGNKPVWGGIRPMVTHRARMKFDVEAYVGRVTGARLL